The following coding sequences lie in one Rutidosis leptorrhynchoides isolate AG116_Rl617_1_P2 chromosome 4, CSIRO_AGI_Rlap_v1, whole genome shotgun sequence genomic window:
- the LOC139842466 gene encoding uncharacterized protein, whose product MDISKYKAYRALQAAKKVVQGDYAKQYDYLRDYLEELSRSNPGTTVRLLTEPCDDDVDKRKFMRCYVCLGPLKEGFRTLSRDLLGLDGAFMKEPATGQILSDVGVDSNNGIYSLAYAILEGENYNSWSWFLECLRDDLDLTSMSNFTFISDRQKGLIHAVERIFPCVEHGFCLRHLHENMKTKNFRGLAYKQHLWNMRANDPKVPRPELWVNQVHHRKRWFDTYQHAIIPLNGRDMWPKSNVTIPILPPKKIATAGRPKKSRRKGLLENDNIVEGGKL is encoded by the exons ATGGATATTTCTAAATATAAGGCTTATAGGGCTCTACAAGCTGCTAAAAAGGTTGTGCAGGGTGATTATGCAAAACAGTATGATTATTTAAGAGATTATTTGGAAGAACTTAGTAGAAGTAACCCTGGTACTACTGTGAGATTGTTAACTGAGCCatgtgatgatgatgttgataaaaGGAAATTTATGAGATGTTATGTGTGCCTGGGACCATTGAAAGAAGGCTTTAGAACTTTATCCAGAGATTTGCTAGGTTTAGATGGGGCATTCATGAAAGAACCAGCAACAGGCCAAATCTTAAGTGATGTGGGTGTTGATTCTAACAATGGTATTTATTCATTAGCATATGCTATACTTGAGGGTGAAAACTATAACTCTTGGAGTTGGTTTTTAGAATGTCTGAGGGATGATTTGGATTTAACATCAATGTCAAACTTCACTTTCATAAGTGATAGACAAAAG GGACTTATCCATGCTGTTGAGAGAATATTCCCATGTGTAGAGCACGGATTTTGTTTGAGACATTTACATGAAAATATGAAAACTAAGAATTTTAGAGGATTAGCTTACAAGCAACACCTTTGGAATATGAGAGCTAATGACCCAAAAGTTCCTAGACCAGAGTTGTGGGTAAACCAAGTACATCATAGAAAAAGATGGTTTGACACTTACCAACATGCTATTATTCCATTGAATGGAAGGGATATGTGGCCAAAGTCAAATGTGACAATACCAATCCTCCCACCTAAAAAGATTGCTACTGCAGGGAGGCCAAAGAAGAGTAGAAGAAAGGGATTGCTTGAAAATGATAATATAGTGGAAGGTGGTAAGTTATAA